A single genomic interval of Sulfurimonas sp. C5 harbors:
- a CDS encoding FmdE family protein, which yields MRATLNTMHYPSFFDAVETIKLRDPLADFLGALEGGMVEFSYLDVVKSTGHSCPTVAGAYLMALYGLKALYKEEIPVRGEIKVEFKGASEEGVNGVIANVLTQLTGAATSSGFKGIAGNFARDNLLSFQDQIDLDVKLTNIITGKSVEVGYMPQKIAVEPLQNELMEKIKNHSASSEEMQLFKNLWQKRVEKIFANAADVINVSA from the coding sequence ATGCGCGCTACATTAAATACTATGCATTATCCATCATTTTTTGATGCTGTAGAGACAATAAAACTTAGAGATCCTTTAGCCGATTTTCTCGGTGCTTTAGAGGGTGGAATGGTAGAGTTTAGTTATCTTGATGTTGTCAAAAGTACGGGGCATAGCTGTCCGACGGTGGCAGGGGCATATCTCATGGCTCTGTATGGATTAAAAGCCCTTTATAAAGAGGAGATACCTGTCCGCGGGGAAATAAAAGTAGAGTTTAAAGGTGCTTCTGAAGAGGGAGTTAACGGTGTAATTGCAAATGTTTTGACACAGTTGACAGGTGCTGCAACAAGTTCTGGATTTAAAGGTATAGCGGGAAATTTTGCAAGAGATAATCTTTTAAGCTTTCAAGATCAGATAGATTTAGATGTAAAACTAACAAACATCATAACAGGAAAGAGCGTAGAAGTTGGTTATATGCCACAAAAAATAGCTGTAGAGCCCTTGCAAAATGAATTAATGGAAAAGATAAAAAATCATAGTGCTTCGAGTGAGGAGATGCAACTCTTTAAAAACTTATGGCAAAAAAGAGTGGAGAAAATTTTTGCAAATGCTGCCGATGTAATTAATGTAAGTGCTTAA
- a CDS encoding hemerythrin family protein has translation MLIEKENIPLVAMEFMNDTHKEDVDIINELFTHILAYEEKQTKANKEKIDELYGKWFHHTVEHFRAEEMMMLEKNFPPYPMHKGEHENALRIMDDVFRHWQESNNINVLKLYFNDHLVQWLVNHINTMDTVTAKFFESGVSPCALH, from the coding sequence ATGTTAATTGAAAAAGAGAATATCCCTCTTGTTGCAATGGAGTTTATGAACGACACACATAAAGAGGATGTAGATATTATTAATGAGCTATTTACACATATATTGGCATATGAAGAGAAACAGACGAAAGCGAATAAAGAAAAGATAGATGAGCTTTATGGAAAATGGTTTCACCATACGGTTGAACACTTTCGTGCCGAAGAGATGATGATGCTGGAGAAAAACTTTCCTCCGTACCCGATGCATAAAGGGGAGCATGAGAATGCTCTGAGAATCATGGATGATGTATTTCGCCATTGGCAAGAGAGTAATAATATAAATGTTTTAAAACTCTACTTCAATGATCATTTAGTGCAATGGTTAGTGAATCATATAAATACTATGGATACGGTAACGGCAAAGTTTTTTGAATCTGGAGTAAGTCCATGCGCGCTACATTAA
- a CDS encoding Crp/Fnr family transcriptional regulator: MYTQKLKQIYFFNSLNEEEIKAIESMSVIKKLQRDEILFYEGETAKSFYFLLEGKLKLYKTNSKANEIVLHLFQAPTMVAEMATIEDIPFPATARAQTNNTFVAVIEKEKFLNLLEITPKLSWHIIKSLTSKIKTLEKSINRNLVLDATAKVCSLLQENHDILQTHKNIQIANILNITPETLSRTLRKLKDLRVLDDKNNLIDQEKLELILHSN, translated from the coding sequence ATGTATACACAAAAACTAAAACAGATATATTTTTTTAATTCACTCAATGAAGAAGAGATAAAAGCGATCGAGTCTATGAGTGTGATCAAAAAACTGCAGCGTGACGAGATCCTTTTTTATGAAGGTGAAACTGCAAAGTCCTTTTATTTTCTTCTAGAAGGGAAACTCAAGCTTTATAAAACAAATTCAAAAGCAAACGAGATCGTTTTACACCTTTTTCAAGCACCGACAATGGTAGCAGAAATGGCCACTATAGAAGACATCCCTTTTCCTGCAACCGCTCGTGCACAAACAAACAATACCTTCGTTGCCGTTATAGAAAAAGAAAAGTTTCTCAATTTATTGGAGATAACTCCAAAGCTCTCTTGGCATATTATAAAATCACTTACAAGCAAGATTAAAACTCTTGAAAAATCTATTAACAGAAATTTGGTACTGGATGCAACTGCCAAAGTTTGTTCTTTACTTCAAGAGAATCATGATATTTTACAAACACATAAAAATATTCAAATAGCAAACATACTTAACATTACCCCAGAAACACTCTCTAGAACACTGCGAAAACTAAAAGATCTAAGAGTCCTGGATGATAAAAACAATCTCATCGATCAAGAAAAACTTGAGTTGATATTACACTCTAATTAA
- a CDS encoding NUDIX hydrolase — MSWPPKTPYLTTDGIVEIYNDENEFMGVALITRKNPPYGLAFPGGFVDVGESIEKAVVREMKEEISLDVEITKLLGVYSNPDRDPRFHTASVVYVCRAYGEAKAADDAKEVIVLSLDELRSKQGELVFDHGEILGDYLKS; from the coding sequence ATGAGCTGGCCGCCAAAAACACCATACCTTACAACAGATGGAATTGTTGAAATATATAACGATGAAAATGAATTTATGGGAGTTGCCCTGATTACTCGTAAAAATCCTCCTTACGGTTTAGCATTTCCAGGCGGTTTTGTCGATGTCGGAGAAAGCATCGAAAAAGCAGTCGTACGAGAGATGAAAGAGGAGATTTCCTTAGATGTCGAGATCACAAAACTTCTAGGGGTGTACTCAAATCCCGATCGCGATCCAAGATTTCATACTGCAAGTGTCGTATATGTTTGTAGAGCCTACGGTGAAGCAAAAGCAGCAGACGATGCAAAAGAAGTAATTGTTTTATCTTTGGATGAGTTGCGTTCTAAACAAGGTGAGCTTGTATTTGATCATGGTGAAATACTTGGGGATTATTTAAAGAGTTAA
- a CDS encoding heme-binding domain-containing protein yields the protein MKSFMKYVGFPALILLVLIQFLPIGKDHTNPPVLAEPMWDSQTTKQLFERACADCHANTTKWPWYSNVAPISWIIQEHVEDGRRHFNISAWGVQKRNEGNEAAEEVEKGEMPIFGYDITHPEAKLSTHEKEALIQGLKATFGSKQEKEDDDD from the coding sequence ATGAAGTCATTTATGAAGTATGTAGGTTTTCCTGCTCTTATTCTTCTGGTACTCATACAATTTTTACCAATAGGTAAAGATCATACAAATCCCCCTGTTCTGGCAGAACCTATGTGGGATTCTCAAACAACAAAACAGCTTTTTGAAAGAGCTTGTGCCGATTGTCATGCAAATACAACGAAATGGCCTTGGTACAGTAATGTTGCACCTATCTCATGGATCATCCAAGAACATGTAGAAGACGGTCGAAGACACTTCAATATCTCAGCATGGGGCGTACAAAAACGCAATGAGGGTAATGAAGCAGCTGAAGAGGTTGAAAAAGGTGAAATGCCTATATTCGGATACGATATTACACATCCGGAAGCCAAACTCTCTACTCATGAAAAAGAAGCTCTCATTCAAGGACTCAAAGCAACTTTCGGTTCTAAACAAGAAAAAGAAGATGATGACGATTAA
- a CDS encoding DUF1538 domain-containing protein: MLKLSTFFQLLKESFRDLLPIILVIVFFQLAIIQSVPENWLSTTIGLAIVGVGLAVFLLGLEVGIFPVGEGLASEFANKGSTFWIILFAFMIGFGTTVAEPALIVIAQKAASISDGRIDATTLRMVVAFSVGFAIVLGVWRILKGHPIHYYIISGYILVVASTAFAPQEIVGLAYDLGGVTTSTVTVPLVAALGIGLASSIKGRNPVLDGFGLIAFASLTPMIFVQFYGIVVYQFVDSVTNIPTIAPITDAAATVAAQYNFKILDVLKGLLGVMIDVLPILAVILFFQYAILKKPIENFKEVVIGFGLVIIGLDAFIVGLEMGLFSVGETMALELTKYDSNIIIYSFGALIGFSTTMAEPSLTAIARKAKEISDGKINDYALRVFVAIGVAIGISLGAYRIVVGGEIVYYIMAGYLFVIALTFLSPKYIIPVAYDSGGVTTSTVTVPLVAALGLGLATNIPGRDPLIDGFGLIAFASLFPMITVMLYGFVTEQMGIRGDREREQLHIKELRHALEDANNMGLATVHVQGTDKLHSEKIPFSAVHIIVPTNKTEQALLAARNAGARGVTIMSAHGMGLEKMDNFYNRLHSDETDSNLMFITPTKRVDNIIKAIMEELDLTGNGAGIAFSYPISHMKGITLKMGDL; the protein is encoded by the coding sequence TTGCTAAAACTTTCAACTTTTTTTCAACTATTAAAAGAGTCTTTTCGAGATCTTTTGCCGATTATACTCGTAATTGTCTTTTTTCAACTTGCCATTATTCAAAGTGTACCTGAAAACTGGTTAAGCACTACAATCGGTTTAGCTATAGTAGGTGTAGGACTCGCAGTTTTTTTACTTGGTCTTGAGGTAGGTATCTTTCCAGTTGGTGAAGGGCTTGCCAGTGAATTTGCCAATAAAGGTTCCACATTTTGGATCATACTCTTTGCTTTTATGATCGGCTTTGGTACGACTGTTGCGGAACCTGCTCTTATCGTTATCGCACAAAAAGCAGCCTCTATTAGTGACGGGAGAATAGATGCAACGACCCTTAGAATGGTTGTTGCCTTCTCTGTAGGTTTTGCAATTGTTTTAGGTGTTTGGAGGATTTTAAAAGGGCATCCTATCCACTATTACATCATCTCGGGCTACATTTTGGTTGTCGCTTCAACTGCTTTTGCACCGCAGGAGATCGTAGGACTTGCGTACGACCTTGGAGGGGTTACTACATCAACGGTAACCGTTCCTCTGGTTGCCGCACTCGGTATCGGTCTGGCTTCTAGCATAAAAGGGAGAAACCCTGTACTAGATGGTTTTGGTCTGATCGCATTTGCTTCACTCACACCTATGATCTTCGTACAGTTTTACGGTATCGTAGTTTATCAGTTTGTAGATTCTGTAACAAACATTCCTACTATCGCACCTATTACTGATGCCGCTGCAACAGTTGCCGCACAATACAACTTTAAAATCCTCGACGTCCTCAAAGGTTTACTCGGAGTGATGATTGATGTACTTCCTATTCTAGCCGTTATTCTGTTTTTCCAGTATGCAATTCTAAAAAAGCCTATTGAGAATTTCAAAGAGGTAGTTATCGGTTTTGGACTTGTTATTATCGGGCTCGATGCTTTTATTGTAGGTTTGGAGATGGGTCTTTTCTCAGTAGGCGAGACTATGGCTCTAGAACTTACAAAGTATGACAGTAACATCATTATTTACTCTTTTGGAGCGCTTATCGGTTTCTCTACGACAATGGCTGAACCATCACTGACGGCAATTGCAAGAAAAGCAAAAGAGATAAGTGACGGGAAGATTAACGACTATGCTCTAAGAGTCTTTGTGGCAATCGGTGTTGCGATCGGTATATCTCTGGGTGCTTATAGAATTGTTGTTGGTGGAGAGATTGTGTACTACATTATGGCGGGTTATCTGTTTGTTATAGCACTTACTTTCCTCTCACCAAAATACATTATCCCTGTAGCGTATGACAGTGGTGGGGTAACAACTTCGACTGTAACAGTTCCTCTCGTTGCTGCACTTGGACTAGGACTTGCAACCAATATACCGGGACGTGATCCACTAATAGACGGTTTTGGACTTATTGCGTTTGCATCACTCTTTCCAATGATAACGGTAATGCTTTATGGCTTTGTAACAGAGCAGATGGGCATTAGAGGTGATCGTGAGAGAGAACAGCTACATATCAAAGAACTTCGCCATGCTTTAGAAGATGCAAACAATATGGGGCTTGCTACCGTTCACGTACAAGGTACGGACAAACTCCATTCTGAAAAAATACCTTTTTCAGCTGTTCACATAATCGTACCGACCAATAAAACGGAACAAGCACTTTTAGCAGCTAGGAATGCAGGAGCAAGAGGTGTTACGATCATGAGTGCACATGGAATGGGTCTGGAGAAAATGGACAACTTTTACAACAGACTGCACAGTGATGAGACAGATTCTAATTTGATGTTCATTACACCTACAAAAAGGGTAGATAATATCATTAAAGCGATTATGGAGGAGTTGGATCTTACTGGCAATGGGGCAGGAATAGCCTTTTCATATCCGATCTCGCATATGAAAGGTATTACACTGAAGATGGGTGATCTCTAG
- a CDS encoding DNA-binding protein has translation MKKMSVEEAAEFYSVSKEAIHNRIRRGSIESVVENGVKLVVVDEKVKAPQKRTSSAKPFANDRYYKYLEEQNAKLQQRVETLEGETRTLRDQKEQMLIEEKEKLERIYKEKDEQLKNILQTLSTKFMLNAPTQEPELIAQEETAFEAELEESSESEMVSLKKYLKSLHLSEKKLEKTLKKFKNLDDDRVIRIGKKIYIDPIKYDYSDLIKK, from the coding sequence ATGAAAAAAATGAGTGTAGAGGAAGCTGCAGAGTTTTATAGTGTTTCAAAAGAAGCTATTCACAACAGAATAAGACGTGGTTCCATTGAAAGTGTAGTTGAAAACGGTGTGAAGTTAGTAGTGGTTGACGAAAAAGTAAAAGCACCGCAAAAAAGAACATCGAGTGCAAAACCGTTTGCAAATGACAGATACTATAAATATCTTGAAGAACAAAATGCAAAACTACAACAGCGTGTAGAGACTTTAGAGGGTGAAACAAGAACTCTTCGCGATCAAAAAGAGCAGATGCTTATTGAGGAAAAAGAGAAGCTTGAGAGAATCTATAAAGAGAAAGATGAACAGCTAAAAAATATTCTTCAGACTCTTTCTACAAAGTTTATGCTGAATGCTCCAACGCAAGAACCTGAACTTATAGCTCAAGAAGAAACAGCTTTTGAAGCAGAATTGGAAGAAAGCTCCGAGAGTGAAATGGTTTCACTCAAAAAGTATTTAAAATCTTTACACCTTTCAGAAAAAAAGCTGGAAAAAACATTGAAAAAATTTAAAAACTTAGATGATGACAGAGTTATAAGAATAGGAAAGAAAATCTACATCGATCCTATTAAATATGACTATAGTGATCTCATTAAGAAGTAG
- a CDS encoding YajQ family cyclic di-GMP-binding protein codes for MAKEHSFDITAKVDVQLFKNAINLVDREVANRYDFKGTSYEVNYKEKEKALVLVASSDNKLDALKDIVIDKLLKQGLSSKVLDELRVEDASGGTRKATYKVVDYIESKEAKKITADIKNMKLKVNAQIEGDSIRVKAKNIDDLQKVMKMIREGEWDAPLKFENMR; via the coding sequence ATGGCGAAAGAGCATTCGTTTGATATTACGGCAAAAGTAGATGTACAACTTTTTAAAAATGCAATTAATTTAGTAGATCGTGAAGTGGCAAACAGATACGATTTTAAAGGGACATCGTACGAAGTTAACTATAAAGAGAAAGAAAAAGCGTTAGTGTTAGTTGCTTCATCGGACAATAAATTAGATGCGTTAAAAGATATAGTGATCGATAAACTTTTAAAACAGGGGCTTTCTTCAAAAGTACTGGACGAACTTCGCGTGGAAGATGCAAGCGGCGGGACAAGAAAAGCAACGTACAAAGTGGTAGATTATATTGAATCAAAAGAAGCAAAGAAGATCACTGCCGATATAAAAAATATGAAACTTAAGGTAAATGCTCAAATTGAGGGTGACTCAATCCGTGTAAAAGCTAAAAACATTGATGACCTGCAAAAAGTGATGAAGATGATCCGTGAAGGTGAGTGGGACGCTCCGTTAAAATTTGAAAACATGAGATAA
- a CDS encoding 2Fe-2S iron-sulfur cluster-binding protein, producing MKITVKRDDAFEIYELEDGEYTLLEALNTIKHDIDNTLSFSSGCRSSVCGSCAMRVNEKEVLACSYKVQDGDRIEPLNNMPVIRDLVVNMDKSYEMNVKAKAWINSFNNEAVLDHEAEKINEVQSDCILCGSCYSSCPVYAVNGEFLGPFSLTRVWKYVSDKREGDAKEKIDTIQTNGVWDCTLCNNCTVVCPQNISSKADIEKLRVRSSMFGYTDPNFGNFGGGFDSGFGFDGSPSF from the coding sequence ATGAAAATAACGGTTAAAAGAGATGATGCCTTTGAAATTTATGAGTTGGAAGATGGTGAATACACATTACTAGAAGCCTTAAATACGATTAAACACGATATTGATAATACACTCAGTTTTTCAAGCGGATGTCGCAGCAGTGTGTGTGGTAGCTGTGCAATGCGCGTGAATGAAAAAGAGGTTCTGGCATGTTCATATAAAGTACAAGACGGAGACAGAATAGAACCTCTTAACAATATGCCTGTTATTCGTGATCTAGTTGTGAACATGGATAAATCATATGAGATGAATGTTAAAGCAAAAGCGTGGATCAACAGTTTTAATAATGAAGCTGTTTTAGATCATGAAGCTGAGAAGATTAACGAAGTACAGAGTGACTGTATCTTGTGTGGATCGTGTTATTCATCTTGTCCCGTATATGCAGTTAATGGAGAATTTTTAGGACCGTTTTCTCTTACCCGTGTTTGGAAATATGTGAGTGACAAACGTGAAGGTGATGCCAAAGAAAAAATCGACACCATTCAGACAAACGGTGTTTGGGATTGTACACTGTGTAACAACTGTACGGTAGTGTGTCCTCAAAATATCTCATCTAAAGCTGACATTGAAAAACTAAGAGTACGTTCTAGTATGTTTGGTTATACAGATCCAAATTTTGGAAACTTCGGCGGCGGTTTTGATAGTGGTTTTGGTTTTGACGGGAGTCCAAGTTTTTAG
- a CDS encoding FAD-dependent oxidoreductase, translated as MKTDVLIIGAGGAGLMAAIAAKEEGADVLVLTKEYPTRSQTCMAQGGMNAALGNAGEDSVEDHVQNTLKSAHGAADEEAIRFMCSEAPNAIEYLNSIGVCFSRTKDGKIAQRRLGGASAPRACYAQDYTGLKILHTLYDRCNALGIQFISDSFLLDLLQDENGSACGAKILDLRSGETKTYIAKSVILASGGYSRIYDKYSTNSKASSGDGIAAALRIGADVKDMEFVQFHPTGLKNSSILISESARGEGGYLLNSKGERFTNELAPRDEVSRAIDAEIKKGEEVFLDIRHLGEAFIDEGLPQERKLAKLYENVDPVHDLIPIKPVAHYTMGGVAVDNQSQTNIDGLFACGECANHNVHGANRLGGNSLLEIVVFGREAGRNAAKRAQNIEQLSVPVNCECFLEQEFSNTVDFYKYKEKLGNLLYNKVGIVRKRSELEDAQQEIEMIKSLLPQMGWSDPSSVYNTNKQEFLEFRNILQVSEMVVKSALSRTESCGAHYMEAE; from the coding sequence ATGAAAACCGATGTATTGATTATTGGTGCGGGTGGAGCAGGTCTTATGGCTGCGATCGCTGCAAAAGAAGAGGGTGCTGATGTTTTAGTGCTTACTAAAGAGTATCCCACACGTAGTCAGACTTGTATGGCACAGGGTGGAATGAATGCGGCACTTGGAAACGCAGGTGAAGACAGTGTTGAAGATCATGTACAAAATACTTTAAAGTCTGCTCACGGTGCAGCGGATGAAGAAGCGATCCGTTTTATGTGTTCGGAAGCTCCAAATGCAATCGAGTATTTAAACAGCATAGGCGTTTGTTTCTCCCGTACAAAAGATGGAAAAATAGCTCAACGTCGTTTAGGCGGTGCATCAGCCCCTCGTGCTTGTTATGCTCAGGATTATACAGGTTTAAAAATTCTTCACACTTTATATGATCGCTGTAATGCATTAGGGATTCAATTTATCAGTGACAGTTTTTTACTCGACCTTCTGCAAGATGAAAACGGTAGTGCATGCGGTGCAAAAATTTTAGATCTTCGCAGCGGAGAGACAAAAACATATATTGCAAAATCTGTTATATTGGCAAGCGGTGGTTATTCTCGTATCTATGATAAATACTCAACAAACTCAAAAGCTTCAAGCGGTGATGGAATTGCTGCAGCACTTCGCATTGGAGCTGACGTAAAAGATATGGAGTTTGTACAGTTTCATCCGACAGGACTTAAAAACTCTTCAATTTTAATCAGTGAATCGGCTCGCGGTGAGGGCGGTTATCTCTTAAATTCAAAAGGGGAGCGTTTTACCAATGAGTTAGCACCTCGTGATGAAGTAAGCCGTGCAATTGATGCGGAGATCAAAAAAGGGGAAGAGGTGTTTTTAGATATCCGTCATCTTGGAGAGGCATTTATTGATGAAGGCTTGCCGCAAGAGAGAAAACTGGCAAAGCTTTATGAAAATGTGGACCCTGTACACGACCTGATTCCTATAAAACCTGTAGCACACTATACAATGGGCGGTGTGGCAGTTGATAATCAGTCACAAACAAACATAGATGGATTATTTGCCTGCGGTGAGTGTGCAAACCATAATGTACACGGAGCAAACCGATTAGGCGGCAATTCACTCTTGGAGATTGTGGTTTTTGGTCGTGAAGCAGGACGTAATGCAGCAAAACGGGCACAAAACATAGAGCAGTTGTCTGTTCCAGTAAATTGTGAATGTTTTTTAGAGCAAGAGTTCAGTAATACGGTAGATTTTTACAAATACAAAGAGAAGTTAGGCAACTTACTTTATAACAAAGTAGGGATTGTTAGAAAACGCTCAGAACTTGAAGATGCACAGCAAGAGATAGAGATGATTAAATCTCTTTTACCGCAAATGGGCTGGAGTGATCCTTCTTCTGTTTATAACACCAACAAACAAGAGTTTTTAGAGTTCAGAAATATTTTACAGGTCAGTGAAATGGTTGTAAAAAGTGCACTTTCCAGAACAGAGAGCTGCGGTGCACACTATATGGAGGCTGAGTAA
- a CDS encoding DedA family protein, with amino-acid sequence MAELSLAFAAFFAATILPFSSEAAFLVALSNGMPIANALLSASIGNILAIIVNYYLGYFLYTKTKEKLFRSKIGKRSYSFGHMYGYYALVLSWLPIIGDPLTLVAGLVRLKFVWFVIIAGSLRVLRYYILTFLS; translated from the coding sequence ATGGCTGAACTCTCTTTAGCTTTCGCCGCTTTTTTTGCGGCAACCATTCTCCCTTTTTCTTCTGAAGCTGCTTTTTTAGTAGCACTCTCAAATGGAATGCCGATTGCAAATGCTTTATTATCTGCCTCGATAGGCAATATACTGGCGATCATTGTGAATTATTATCTTGGATATTTTCTTTATACAAAAACCAAAGAAAAATTATTTAGATCGAAGATAGGAAAAAGATCGTATAGTTTTGGGCATATGTACGGATATTATGCTTTAGTCTTATCCTGGCTTCCGATTATTGGCGATCCGCTTACATTAGTTGCAGGGCTTGTTAGACTAAAGTTTGTTTGGTTTGTTATAATTGCGGGAAGTTTGAGAGTTTTGCGTTATTATATTTTAACGTTTTTAAGTTGA
- a CDS encoding D-2-hydroxyacid dehydrogenase: protein MKIVLLDTITFGDTDLSGFNQFGDVVAYEKTTAEQTQERVIDADVIVTNKVVITKEIMKNSNNLKLICIAATGMNNVDLEAAKELGIEVKNVSGYSTDSVIQHTFSMLFYLMGHSRYYDESVKDGTYSQSGIFTDVSRPFFEVKNKKWGIIGLGEIGRGVAKVASCFGADVYYFSTSGKNNNDEYTSVDLKTLMSTSDIITIHAPLNEQTNNLLDETQLSLCKEGAIVLNLGRGGIINEDAVAKLVDQKELYFGLDVFTKEPLPSESPLLAVKNKNRLYMTPHIAWTSVEARDELIAGVIKNIEVSL from the coding sequence ATGAAAATTGTTCTGCTTGATACGATCACGTTTGGAGATACAGATTTAAGTGGTTTTAATCAGTTCGGTGATGTAGTTGCGTATGAAAAAACTACAGCTGAGCAAACACAAGAAAGAGTAATAGATGCTGATGTGATTGTGACAAATAAAGTTGTGATTACAAAAGAGATTATGAAAAACTCAAACAATCTCAAACTGATTTGTATTGCTGCGACGGGAATGAATAATGTTGATTTGGAAGCTGCAAAAGAGCTTGGCATTGAAGTGAAAAATGTTAGCGGGTATTCAACTGATTCTGTAATTCAGCACACATTTTCTATGCTGTTTTATCTAATGGGACATTCACGTTACTATGATGAGAGTGTGAAAGACGGTACTTACAGTCAAAGCGGTATTTTTACAGATGTTAGCCGTCCATTTTTTGAAGTAAAAAACAAAAAATGGGGTATCATTGGTCTTGGTGAGATAGGACGCGGTGTTGCCAAAGTTGCAAGTTGTTTCGGAGCAGATGTTTATTACTTTTCAACAAGTGGAAAAAATAACAATGACGAGTACACAAGTGTTGACTTAAAGACTCTTATGAGTACATCTGACATTATCACTATCCATGCACCATTAAACGAGCAGACGAATAATCTTTTGGATGAAACACAGTTGTCATTATGTAAAGAGGGCGCAATTGTTTTAAATCTTGGACGCGGTGGAATTATCAACGAAGATGCCGTAGCAAAGCTTGTAGATCAAAAAGAACTTTATTTTGGACTTGATGTATTTACAAAAGAGCCGCTACCGAGTGAATCTCCACTTCTAGCGGTAAAAAACAAAAACAGACTCTATATGACACCGCATATCGCTTGGACATCTGTCGAAGCGAGAGATGAACTGATCGCAGGTGTTATTAAAAATATAGAAGTAAGCCTATAA
- the purT gene encoding formate-dependent phosphoribosylglycinamide formyltransferase: MQFSAPLKSNSKKIMLLGSGELGKEVVIEAQRLGLETIAVDKYANAPAHQVAHRSYVVDMQNKEAVLEIIQREKPHYILPEIEAISIDALFEAEDKGYNVIPNANAVSKTMNRKNIRTFAAEVLGLKTGPYRFVTTEEGLMGAAVELGFPCVIKPVMSSSGHGQSVARSVADIPKSWDMAKEARGDASELIVEAFIDFDYEITMLTARNGKETVFCEPIGHEQRDGDYVFSWQPMQMSEVAKQKAQQIAKEITDGLGGQGLFGVELFVKGDEVYFSEVSPRPHDTGMVTLITQSQSEFALHLRAVLGLPLGFTFYGDGASAAYKTNLHNYAPVIDVDDSLFSENSYVRVFGKPEAHKGRRLAVALVYDKVDAALEKARELIEKVKDN; this comes from the coding sequence ATGCAATTCTCTGCTCCACTTAAATCAAACTCAAAAAAAATCATGTTACTAGGTTCAGGTGAACTAGGTAAAGAAGTTGTTATTGAAGCTCAAAGGTTAGGGCTTGAAACAATTGCCGTTGACAAATATGCTAATGCTCCTGCACATCAAGTAGCCCACCGCAGCTATGTTGTAGATATGCAAAATAAAGAAGCTGTATTAGAGATTATCCAGCGTGAAAAACCACACTATATCCTTCCTGAAATCGAAGCTATTTCAATCGATGCTTTATTTGAAGCAGAAGATAAAGGGTACAACGTTATTCCTAACGCAAATGCCGTTTCAAAAACAATGAACAGAAAAAACATTAGAACATTTGCTGCTGAGGTACTAGGTCTTAAAACTGGTCCATACAGATTTGTTACAACTGAAGAAGGCTTAATGGGAGCTGCAGTAGAACTTGGATTTCCATGTGTGATTAAACCAGTTATGAGCTCAAGCGGTCACGGACAATCTGTTGCTCGTTCAGTTGCTGATATTCCAAAATCTTGGGATATGGCAAAAGAGGCTCGCGGTGATGCAAGTGAGCTAATAGTTGAAGCGTTTATCGACTTTGATTACGAGATCACAATGCTGACAGCGCGTAATGGTAAAGAAACAGTTTTCTGTGAGCCTATCGGACATGAGCAAAGAGACGGAGACTATGTATTCTCTTGGCAGCCAATGCAGATGAGTGAAGTAGCCAAACAAAAAGCACAGCAAATTGCAAAAGAGATCACTGATGGTCTTGGTGGTCAAGGACTGTTTGGAGTTGAGCTGTTTGTAAAAGGTGATGAAGTATATTTCTCAGAAGTTTCACCTCGTCCACACGATACAGGTATGGTAACGCTTATTACTCAAAGTCAAAGTGAATTTGCACTTCATTTACGTGCAGTATTAGGTCTTCCTTTAGGATTTACATTCTATGGTGATGGTGCAAGTGCTGCTTACAAAACAAATTTACACAACTATGCGCCAGTAATTGATGTAGATGATTCTTTATTCTCTGAAAACTCTTATGTAAGAGTGTTTGGAAAACCTGAAGCTCATAAAGGTCGCCGTTTGGCAGTTGCTTTAGTTTACGATAAAGTAGATGCAGCACTTGAAAAAGCAAGAGAACTTATTGAAAAAGTAAAAGACAACTAA